A single Chryseobacterium sp. DNA region contains:
- the gpmI gene encoding 2,3-bisphosphoglycerate-independent phosphoglycerate mutase, producing MSKKAILAILDGWGLGTNPDVSAIDKANTPFIDSCYKKYPHTTLEASGLAVGLPAGQMGNSEVGHMNLGAGRVVYQNLVKLNMAVENGTLGREKVIQDAFEYAKRENKKVHFIGLVSNGGVHSHINHLKGLLTAAKEFGLNENVFVHAFTDGRDCDPHSGLGFIDELQKHMEATTGKLATVIGRYYAMDRDKRWERVKLAYDALVEGVGLQTTDALAAIQNSYHDNVTDEFLKPIILVNTTATGNIVPVAKIIDDDVVICFNFRTDRGREITEVLSQKDFPEFFMRKLNLYYITLTNYDKTFQNVQVVFDENVLMETMGEVLEKNGKSQIRIAETEKYPHVTFFFSGGREQEFEGERRLLCPSPKDVPTYDLKPEMSAYDITNAIVPELEQGTADFVCLNFANTDMVGHTGVFEAAVKAAETVDKCIEKVATAAYENGYAVFILADHGNSDVMINADGTPNTQHSTNLVPFIVMDKDHTWNLKPGKLGDVAPTILKVMGVEIPAVMTGDVLVS from the coding sequence ATGTCAAAAAAAGCAATATTGGCAATCCTTGACGGATGGGGATTAGGAACAAATCCTGATGTTTCTGCAATAGACAAAGCAAATACACCATTTATAGACAGCTGCTACAAAAAATACCCGCATACAACACTTGAAGCGAGCGGGCTGGCTGTTGGGCTACCTGCCGGACAAATGGGGAATTCTGAAGTAGGTCACATGAATTTAGGGGCCGGAAGGGTCGTTTATCAGAATCTGGTAAAGCTTAATATGGCCGTGGAGAATGGAACCTTAGGACGGGAAAAAGTAATCCAGGATGCTTTTGAATATGCCAAAAGAGAAAATAAAAAAGTACACTTTATAGGATTGGTTTCCAATGGAGGTGTGCATTCACATATTAATCACCTGAAAGGTTTATTAACTGCCGCTAAAGAATTTGGATTGAATGAAAATGTTTTCGTTCACGCGTTTACAGACGGTAGAGACTGTGATCCGCATTCAGGGCTGGGATTCATTGACGAACTTCAGAAGCATATGGAGGCTACTACAGGAAAACTGGCTACCGTGATAGGGCGCTATTATGCAATGGACCGAGATAAGAGATGGGAACGTGTTAAGCTGGCTTATGATGCCCTTGTGGAAGGAGTCGGCCTGCAGACTACTGATGCGCTGGCAGCAATTCAGAATTCATATCATGATAATGTAACCGATGAATTCCTTAAACCTATTATTTTAGTAAATACTACGGCAACAGGAAATATCGTTCCGGTAGCAAAAATTATAGATGACGATGTGGTGATCTGCTTTAATTTCCGTACAGACAGAGGCAGGGAGATCACAGAAGTACTTTCACAAAAAGACTTCCCCGAGTTCTTTATGCGTAAACTTAACCTTTACTATATTACGTTGACCAATTATGATAAAACATTCCAGAATGTTCAGGTGGTCTTTGACGAAAATGTATTGATGGAAACCATGGGAGAGGTCCTAGAGAAAAATGGTAAATCTCAGATCAGAATTGCAGAAACGGAAAAATATCCGCACGTTACCTTTTTCTTTTCAGGAGGAAGAGAACAGGAATTCGAAGGAGAGAGAAGACTGTTGTGCCCAAGCCCGAAAGATGTTCCTACCTATGATCTTAAGCCGGAAATGTCAGCTTATGATATTACCAATGCCATCGTACCGGAATTGGAACAGGGAACGGCTGATTTTGTTTGCTTAAACTTTGCCAATACAGATATGGTAGGGCATACCGGAGTTTTTGAAGCAGCAGTAAAAGCTGCTGAAACCGTAGACAAATGTATTGAAAAAGTGGCCACTGCCGCTTATGAAAACGGGTACGCTGTTTTCATCCTTGCAGACCACGGAAATTCTGATGTAATGATCAATGCAGATGGTACCCCGAATACACAGCATTCCACAAACCTGGTCCCTTTCATTGTAATGGATAAAGACCACACCTGGAACTTAAAACCCGGTAAACTGGGTGATGTAGCTCCTACGATCCTCAAAGTGATGGGCGTTGAAATACCGGCTGTGATGACAGGAGATGTTTTAGTTAGCTAA
- a CDS encoding acyl-ACP desaturase: protein MYQKLVRKEVMGLLEKEVGSFLEKFLTPIEKIWQPSDYLPDPSSDEFKHDLEEIQTFAREMPYDLFVTLIGDCITEEALPSYESWLMGVEGINQEEKLGWANWVRAWTAEENRHGDLLNKYLYLCGRVNMREVEITTQYLINDGFDLGTSMDPYRNFIYTSFQETATNISHRRVGTLAKQSGNGKLAKMCGVIAADEARHAKAYKHFVAKILEIDPSEMILAFEDMMRKKIVMPAHLMRQSGQKAGELWGHFSDAAQRCMVYTGQDYINIMKDLLDEWKIEHVKGLTEKAEKAQEYLMKLPARLQKITDRVSTPDLQFQFNWVKS, encoded by the coding sequence ATGTATCAAAAGCTTGTTAGGAAAGAAGTAATGGGATTATTGGAAAAGGAAGTAGGTTCTTTTCTGGAAAAATTTTTAACGCCAATTGAAAAAATATGGCAGCCTTCCGATTACCTGCCGGACCCTTCAAGCGATGAGTTTAAACATGATTTGGAAGAAATTCAGACTTTTGCCCGTGAAATGCCTTATGACCTGTTTGTAACCCTGATCGGGGACTGTATCACTGAAGAGGCTCTTCCTTCTTATGAGTCTTGGCTGATGGGAGTGGAAGGAATCAATCAGGAAGAAAAGTTAGGCTGGGCAAACTGGGTAAGAGCTTGGACCGCAGAGGAAAACAGACATGGAGATTTATTAAACAAATATCTTTATCTGTGCGGAAGAGTGAATATGAGAGAAGTAGAAATTACAACTCAATATCTGATTAACGACGGTTTTGATTTGGGAACAAGTATGGACCCTTACAGAAACTTTATTTATACAAGTTTTCAGGAAACAGCAACCAATATCTCTCATAGAAGAGTAGGAACATTGGCCAAGCAGTCCGGAAACGGTAAATTGGCTAAAATGTGCGGTGTTATTGCAGCAGACGAAGCAAGACATGCTAAAGCTTATAAGCATTTCGTTGCTAAAATCCTTGAAATAGACCCTTCAGAAATGATCCTTGCCTTTGAAGATATGATGCGTAAGAAGATCGTAATGCCGGCTCACCTGATGAGACAGTCCGGGCAGAAGGCAGGTGAACTTTGGGGACATTTTTCAGATGCAGCCCAAAGATGTATGGTGTATACCGGCCAGGATTATATCAATATTATGAAAGATCTATTGGATGAATGGAAGATTGAACACGTGAAAGGTCTTACTGAAAAAGCAGAAAAAGCGCAGGAATATTTGATGAAGCTGCCTGCAAGACTACAGAAGATCACCGACAGAGTTTCTACACCGGATCTTCAGTTCCAGTTCAACTGGGTAAAAAGCTAA
- a CDS encoding BT0820 family HAD-type phosphatase, which produces MLNNKKIAVDFDGTIVDDAYPAIGKPKIFAFETLKRLQAEGYRLILWTYRHGKTLDEAVEFCKKNGIEFYAVNSSFEGEVFDSENQSRKLDADWFIDDRNLGGFPGWGEIYNIIQDRIEFRVEGKEVLAYSKLKKEKKKGLFW; this is translated from the coding sequence ATGTTAAACAATAAGAAGATTGCTGTTGACTTTGACGGAACTATTGTTGATGATGCTTATCCGGCAATTGGGAAACCGAAAATTTTTGCTTTCGAAACATTGAAAAGACTTCAGGCGGAAGGGTACAGACTTATCCTTTGGACATATAGACACGGAAAAACGTTAGATGAAGCGGTAGAATTTTGTAAAAAGAACGGAATAGAATTTTATGCGGTAAATTCAAGTTTTGAAGGAGAAGTTTTCGATTCTGAAAATCAGTCCCGAAAATTAGACGCAGACTGGTTCATTGACGACAGAAATTTAGGTGGATTTCCGGGATGGGGCGAGATTTACAATATCATCCAGGATAGAATAGAGTTCCGGGTAGAGGGGAAAGAAGTTCTTGCCTATTCAAAACTTAAAAAAGAAAAGAAAAAAGGACTTTTCTGGTAA
- the map gene encoding type I methionyl aminopeptidase: MIQLKTIDELRLMKESARLVSKTLGMLAKEIKPGITTLYLDKLAHDFIKDHGAEPAFLGYGGFPNSLCISPNEQVVHGFPNNEVVKEGDVLSVDCGVILNGFVGDHAYTFEIGEVKPEVKKLLEVTKESLYKGIAQCVRGKRIGDISHAIQAHCEKEGYGVVKELVGHGLGRKMHEDPQVPNYGRQGSGKVIKDGLAIAIEPMINLGTEKVKFHNDGWTVTTLDNLPSAHFEHDVAVINGKPVLLSTFQYVYEALGIQSDEEKPFQLDF; encoded by the coding sequence ATGATTCAATTAAAAACGATAGACGAGCTACGTCTTATGAAGGAGAGCGCCCGATTGGTTTCTAAAACATTGGGAATGTTGGCCAAAGAAATTAAACCGGGAATTACGACTTTATATCTGGATAAACTGGCTCATGATTTCATTAAAGATCATGGTGCAGAACCGGCATTCTTAGGATATGGAGGCTTTCCGAACTCTTTATGCATCTCGCCGAATGAGCAGGTAGTTCATGGCTTCCCGAATAATGAAGTCGTTAAGGAAGGAGATGTTCTTTCCGTAGACTGTGGAGTGATCCTGAACGGTTTTGTAGGAGACCATGCTTACACTTTTGAGATTGGTGAAGTGAAACCGGAAGTTAAAAAGCTGCTGGAGGTGACCAAAGAATCTCTTTACAAAGGGATTGCCCAATGTGTAAGAGGAAAAAGAATAGGAGATATTTCACATGCTATCCAGGCACACTGTGAAAAAGAAGGATATGGAGTGGTAAAAGAATTGGTAGGACATGGTTTAGGAAGAAAAATGCATGAAGATCCTCAGGTTCCCAATTATGGAAGACAGGGAAGCGGAAAAGTGATCAAAGACGGTCTGGCCATTGCTATTGAGCCGATGATCAACCTTGGAACTGAAAAAGTAAAATTCCATAATGATGGATGGACGGTAACGACTTTGGATAACTTGCCCTCTGCTCATTTTGAACATGATGTAGCGGTTATCAACGGTAAACCGGTATTGCTTTCAACATTCCAATATGTGTATGAAGCGCTGGGTATTCAAAGTGATGAAGAAAAGCCGTTCCAACTGGATTTTTAA
- a CDS encoding class I SAM-dependent methyltransferase, giving the protein MKKITKLLLNKIPRPMLIKMSIWARPLIYQFFKGDQFYDPIDGRSYRKFLPYGYGKQRENALSPGTLSLERHRQMWLYLQNETDFFIKNYKVLHIAPEQEFLRKFKRMSNLNYISADLYSPIVDVKADILDLPFEDESFDIVFCNHVLEHIEDDAKAMRELYRVMRPGGWGILQVPMKNSLEKTYEDFTIKDPKERQKHFGQYDHVRWYGMDYFDRLRKTGFEAEPNFYSQKFSEEEIKKYGLRRNEILPVVYKK; this is encoded by the coding sequence ATGAAAAAGATAACTAAGCTTCTACTGAATAAAATTCCACGTCCGATGCTGATTAAAATGAGCATCTGGGCGAGACCGCTTATTTATCAGTTTTTCAAAGGAGATCAGTTTTATGATCCTATCGACGGAAGATCTTACCGGAAATTCCTGCCTTACGGATATGGAAAGCAAAGAGAAAATGCCCTTTCTCCGGGAACCCTGAGCTTGGAAAGACACCGTCAGATGTGGTTGTATCTTCAGAATGAGACCGATTTTTTCATTAAGAACTACAAAGTTCTGCATATTGCTCCCGAACAGGAGTTCTTGAGAAAATTTAAAAGAATGAGCAACCTGAATTACATTTCAGCCGATCTGTATTCACCGATCGTGGACGTAAAGGCCGATATTCTTGATTTACCTTTCGAAGATGAAAGTTTTGATATTGTTTTTTGCAACCATGTCCTGGAACATATTGAAGATGATGCCAAAGCGATGCGTGAGCTTTACAGGGTAATGAGGCCGGGAGGTTGGGGAATTCTTCAGGTTCCGATGAAAAATTCATTGGAGAAAACGTATGAAGATTTTACGATCAAGGATCCTAAAGAACGCCAGAAACACTTCGGACAGTATGATCATGTCCGTTGGTACGGAATGGATTATTTCGACCGCTTACGAAAGACCGGTTTTGAAGCAGAACCGAACTTCTATTCTCAAAAATTTTCGGAAGAAGAAATTAAAAAATACGGGTTAAGACGCAATGAGATCTTACCTGTAGTTTACAAAAAATAA
- a CDS encoding multidrug efflux SMR transporter encodes MNWIILVIAGLFEVAFASCLGKAKETSGTEMYLWYAGFLITMTISMLLLIKATQTLPIGTAYAVWTGIGAVGTALMGIIFFKDPVSFWRVFFIVTLIGSVVGLKAVSSSH; translated from the coding sequence ATGAATTGGATCATATTAGTTATCGCGGGATTATTTGAAGTTGCCTTCGCATCATGTCTGGGAAAGGCAAAAGAAACATCAGGGACTGAGATGTACCTGTGGTATGCCGGCTTCCTGATCACAATGACGATCAGTATGCTTTTGCTGATCAAAGCTACTCAGACACTGCCTATTGGTACAGCTTATGCGGTATGGACAGGAATTGGGGCTGTAGGAACTGCTTTAATGGGAATTATATTCTTTAAGGATCCTGTAAGTTTTTGGAGGGTATTTTTTATTGTAACCCTTATCGGTTCCGTCGTAGGCTTGAAAGCGGTGTCTTCATCACATTAA
- a CDS encoding Crp/Fnr family transcriptional regulator, with amino-acid sequence MNIDQILDSIYLLPEASKTGLKKHITEVSYPKGFCLMEADKVIPYVYFIRKGIARAYATTSENDITFWFGSEGQTVISMKSYVQDKPGYESIELLEDCDLYKIETEDLRKLFNEDIHIANWGRKLAEAEMIKSEELIISRQFKTSLERYKDLMAYQSDLLKRVQLGHIASYLGITQVSLSRIRAEIK; translated from the coding sequence ATGAATATAGACCAGATTCTTGACTCTATTTATCTCCTTCCCGAAGCTTCAAAAACCGGCTTAAAAAAGCATATTACAGAAGTTTCCTATCCTAAAGGCTTCTGCCTTATGGAAGCTGATAAAGTCATCCCATACGTTTATTTTATCCGTAAAGGAATTGCGCGAGCCTATGCGACTACTTCAGAAAACGATATAACCTTCTGGTTCGGAAGCGAGGGGCAGACGGTTATTTCTATGAAAAGCTATGTACAGGACAAACCCGGTTATGAAAGTATTGAACTTCTTGAAGACTGTGATTTATATAAGATCGAAACGGAAGACCTGAGGAAGCTTTTTAATGAGGATATTCATATTGCCAACTGGGGAAGAAAACTGGCGGAAGCGGAGATGATCAAATCGGAGGAACTAATTATTTCAAGACAGTTTAAAACTTCTTTAGAGCGCTATAAAGACCTTATGGCTTATCAATCCGATCTTCTAAAAAGAGTGCAGCTTGGTCATATTGCCTCTTATCTTGGCATTACCCAGGTGAGCTTAAGCAGAATCCGTGCGGAGATAAAATAA
- the era gene encoding GTPase Era, with translation MHKAGFVNIVGKPNAGKSTLLNQLMGEKLAIVTQKAQTTRHRIFGIYNEEDLQIVFSDTPGVLDPKYGLQEKMMDFVKDSLQDADVFLFIVDVTDKAEPSEFLIDKLNKIPVPVLLLLNKVDQTTQEGLEKLVEDWHNRIPKAEILPISALNSFNTEIILPKIKSLLPENPPYYDKDQFTDKPERFFVNEAIREKILLNYDKEIPYSVEVVTEQFKEKEGIIFIDSIIYVERDTQKGIIIGHKGEAIKKVGTDARLDLEKFFSKKIHLNLFVKVKKDWRKNDRDLKNFGYR, from the coding sequence ATGCACAAAGCAGGATTTGTAAATATAGTTGGAAAGCCCAATGCGGGGAAATCGACCTTATTGAACCAATTGATGGGTGAGAAGTTGGCGATTGTAACGCAGAAGGCTCAGACAACCCGTCACAGAATTTTTGGTATTTATAATGAAGAGGATCTACAGATTGTATTTTCTGATACTCCGGGAGTATTGGATCCAAAGTACGGTCTTCAGGAAAAAATGATGGATTTTGTAAAAGATTCTTTGCAGGATGCTGATGTTTTCCTGTTTATTGTAGATGTTACCGATAAAGCTGAACCATCCGAATTTCTTATTGATAAATTAAATAAAATTCCTGTTCCTGTTCTTCTTTTATTAAACAAAGTGGATCAGACTACTCAGGAAGGCCTTGAAAAATTAGTGGAAGACTGGCATAACAGAATTCCTAAAGCGGAAATTCTTCCTATTTCTGCACTGAATTCTTTCAATACAGAGATTATTTTACCTAAGATTAAATCTCTACTGCCGGAAAACCCGCCCTATTATGACAAAGACCAGTTTACAGACAAACCGGAAAGGTTCTTTGTGAATGAGGCGATCCGTGAGAAAATTCTTTTAAATTATGATAAAGAAATTCCTTATTCAGTAGAAGTGGTAACAGAGCAGTTTAAGGAAAAAGAAGGGATCATCTTTATAGACTCTATTATTTATGTGGAGAGAGATACTCAGAAAGGAATTATCATCGGCCATAAAGGTGAGGCCATTAAGAAAGTAGGAACTGACGCAAGATTAGACCTGGAGAAATTCTTTTCTAAAAAAATTCACTTAAACTTATTTGTAAAAGTGAAAAAAGATTGGAGAAAGAATGACAGAGATCTGAAAAACTTCGGTTACAGATAA
- a CDS encoding DoxX family protein, translating to MNYTNSNSSSILKDIVLFAVRVFVGFAMLAHGYPKLQMLLAGGKIEFFDFMGLGPQISLILTVFAEFVCSILLILGLFTRVSLGFLIFTMVIAAFVVHGADPFEKREMSLIYLSVYLLLMALGAGKISVDHMIEKRKRASDW from the coding sequence ATGAACTATACCAATTCAAATTCAAGCTCAATACTTAAAGATATTGTTTTATTTGCTGTGAGAGTGTTTGTAGGTTTTGCAATGCTTGCTCATGGATATCCAAAACTTCAGATGCTGTTGGCAGGCGGTAAAATCGAGTTCTTTGATTTTATGGGACTAGGACCTCAGATATCTCTTATTCTTACGGTTTTTGCAGAATTTGTATGTTCAATATTACTGATATTAGGGCTTTTCACAAGGGTTTCTTTAGGCTTCCTGATCTTTACAATGGTGATCGCCGCTTTTGTGGTGCATGGAGCAGATCCTTTTGAGAAGAGAGAAATGAGCCTTATTTATCTTTCTGTTTATCTTTTGCTCATGGCATTAGGGGCAGGAAAGATTTCAGTGGATCATATGATTGAAAAAAGAAAAAGAGCATCAGACTGGTAG
- a CDS encoding prolyl oligopeptidase family serine peptidase, which yields MKIKLTICLLAFLNFYDAQENIAYQKPSAEILKLADYERPPGVLMNSKKDWVVFTYRPTYKTLNDLNQQEMKLGGLRINPVTNIASTVTYFNNLKIRKINDKNEISVKNMPADAKITYVTFSPDEKKLAFTNTTGKGVELWIVDLETAAAIKITGDTLNANLGTPYIWYNDSQSLLIKTLPQNRAALIDATKDLPTGPIVSTADGKVSQNRTYQDLLKNPQDEKNFEVLTASEVYNVDLNGSLKKVKDQDLYAGLSFSPDGNYLMATVIKKPFSYIVPYNRFPQSTTVYDVKGNTVKVVNEVPLSEIMPKGFSSVRTGKRGMTWRSDVPATLVYAEALDGGDQYKAAEYRDEIFTWEAPFTAASKSFFKTKQRYDGTDWTNDHYAVISEEWYDTRNKKSFLVDLKSGDSKVLDDRNYQDVYSDPGKFNNVKNQYGRYVIDMKGGKAYLIGDGFTKDGQHPFIDEMDVKSLKKKRLYTSGLKNAKESIVDILNPSKGEILTTQESSSQYPNYYKKNIKSGRTEPVTHFANPFESIKDVYKEVITYKRNDGVTLTGTLYLPANYDRKAKKEKLPLLIWAYPTEYKDKNTAGQNTQNPNDFTFPYYGSFVYWTTKGYAVLDDAAFPIIGEGKTEPNDTFIPQLVANAEAAINAVEQLGYIDKKKVAVGGHSYGAFMTANLLTHSNLFACGIARSGAYNRTLTPFGFQSEQRNYWDVPEIYNAMSPFMNADKMKTPLLLVHGDADNNPGTFTLQTERYFQALKNLGAPVKMVLLPKESHGYQAKENILHLLWEQDQFLEKCLKK from the coding sequence ATGAAGATAAAACTGACTATTTGCCTTCTGGCATTTCTCAATTTTTATGATGCACAGGAGAATATTGCTTATCAAAAGCCATCTGCAGAAATCCTGAAACTTGCAGATTATGAAAGGCCGCCTGGCGTTTTGATGAACAGTAAGAAGGATTGGGTGGTTTTTACCTATCGTCCGACTTATAAAACGCTGAACGATCTTAACCAGCAGGAAATGAAACTGGGAGGACTGAGAATCAACCCGGTGACCAATATTGCAAGCACGGTAACGTATTTCAATAATCTTAAAATAAGAAAGATCAACGATAAAAATGAAATCTCAGTGAAAAATATGCCGGCGGATGCAAAGATCACCTACGTTACATTTTCACCGGATGAGAAGAAACTTGCGTTTACCAATACAACAGGCAAAGGAGTAGAGCTGTGGATCGTTGATCTGGAAACGGCTGCGGCCATAAAAATTACAGGAGATACCCTGAATGCCAATTTAGGAACCCCTTATATATGGTACAATGATTCGCAGAGTTTACTGATCAAGACACTGCCTCAAAACAGGGCAGCATTAATAGATGCCACTAAAGATCTTCCTACAGGACCCATTGTTTCCACTGCTGACGGAAAGGTGTCACAAAACAGGACGTACCAGGATCTCTTGAAAAATCCACAGGATGAAAAGAACTTTGAAGTTCTTACCGCTTCAGAAGTATATAACGTAGATTTGAACGGCAGCCTTAAAAAAGTAAAAGACCAGGATCTGTATGCTGGTTTAAGCTTTTCTCCGGATGGGAATTACCTGATGGCGACAGTGATCAAAAAACCATTCTCTTATATTGTTCCTTATAACAGGTTTCCACAGTCAACTACAGTGTATGACGTCAAAGGAAATACCGTAAAAGTTGTGAATGAGGTTCCTTTAAGTGAAATCATGCCGAAAGGATTTTCATCAGTAAGAACAGGAAAAAGAGGAATGACATGGAGAAGTGATGTTCCGGCAACGCTGGTTTATGCAGAGGCACTTGATGGAGGAGATCAGTATAAAGCCGCGGAATATAGAGATGAAATCTTTACCTGGGAAGCGCCATTTACAGCTGCTTCAAAATCTTTCTTTAAAACCAAACAGAGATACGATGGAACAGACTGGACGAATGACCATTATGCCGTGATTTCTGAAGAATGGTATGACACAAGAAATAAAAAATCGTTCCTGGTTGATTTGAAGAGCGGAGATTCAAAAGTACTTGACGACAGAAATTATCAGGATGTTTACAGTGATCCTGGGAAATTTAACAATGTTAAAAATCAATACGGAAGATATGTGATTGATATGAAAGGAGGGAAGGCCTATCTGATAGGTGACGGATTTACAAAGGATGGTCAGCACCCGTTTATCGATGAAATGGATGTTAAATCGCTGAAAAAGAAAAGACTGTATACTTCCGGCCTTAAGAATGCCAAAGAAAGTATTGTTGATATTCTGAATCCATCCAAAGGTGAGATTTTAACGACCCAGGAGTCTTCAAGCCAGTATCCAAACTATTATAAAAAGAATATCAAGTCCGGCAGAACGGAACCGGTAACCCACTTCGCAAATCCTTTTGAGAGCATTAAAGATGTGTACAAAGAAGTGATTACCTACAAGAGAAATGACGGAGTTACGCTGACCGGAACACTTTACCTGCCTGCCAACTATGACAGAAAAGCGAAAAAAGAAAAGCTTCCGTTATTGATCTGGGCTTACCCTACAGAATATAAGGATAAGAATACAGCAGGGCAGAATACCCAGAACCCCAATGACTTTACTTTCCCGTATTATGGTTCTTTTGTATACTGGACAACCAAAGGGTACGCCGTATTGGATGATGCCGCTTTCCCGATCATTGGTGAAGGAAAAACAGAACCTAACGATACTTTTATTCCTCAGTTGGTAGCGAATGCTGAAGCTGCAATCAATGCAGTGGAACAGCTAGGGTATATTGATAAGAAAAAAGTAGCTGTAGGAGGACATTCTTATGGAGCTTTCATGACTGCCAACCTTCTGACCCATTCCAACCTGTTTGCATGCGGTATTGCAAGAAGCGGAGCCTACAACAGAACCCTGACTCCATTCGGATTCCAGAGTGAACAGAGAAACTATTGGGATGTTCCCGAGATCTATAATGCCATGTCCCCGTTCATGAATGCAGACAAAATGAAAACACCTCTTCTGTTGGTACATGGGGATGCTGACAACAATCCCGGAACATTTACACTGCAGACTGAAAGGTATTTCCAGGCTTTAAAAAATCTGGGAGCTCCGGTAAAAATGGTACTTCTTCCAAAAGAATCCCATGGATACCAGGCTAAAGAGAATATTTTACATCTTTTATGGGAGCAGGATCAGTTCCTTGAAAAATGTTTGAAAAAATAA
- a CDS encoding Crp/Fnr family transcriptional regulator, translating into MLRTNHIFLSYLEALYIQQGPKDDIVLKTFSKGEKILIQGQTLPKVMLIKEGIAKCYFSEENGKEYIVEFLGSGEILGEVEVIKNTTCLCSVEAVSEVAVYAVSLPYFKSLIQNDLRLNHVLMFLQNVLSTLPAELPISSCIR; encoded by the coding sequence ATGCTAAGGACGAATCATATATTTTTAAGCTATCTTGAAGCACTTTATATACAGCAGGGCCCAAAGGATGATATTGTATTAAAAACTTTTTCCAAAGGCGAAAAAATATTGATACAGGGGCAGACCCTTCCCAAAGTCATGCTTATCAAAGAAGGGATTGCCAAATGTTATTTTTCCGAAGAAAACGGAAAGGAATATATTGTAGAGTTTTTGGGCAGTGGAGAAATTCTTGGTGAGGTAGAGGTGATTAAGAATACAACCTGTTTATGCAGTGTTGAAGCCGTATCAGAAGTTGCTGTTTATGCGGTAAGCCTTCCTTATTTTAAGTCTTTGATCCAGAATGATCTTCGTTTAAATCATGTATTGATGTTTTTGCAGAACGTATTATCAACACTTCCAGCAGAGCTTCCTATCAGCAGCTGTATACGGTAG
- a CDS encoding GNAT family N-acetyltransferase encodes MDEIKFRNAGLADLERIVEIYNSTVASRMVTADVEEVSVASKQKWFEEHNPETRPLWVVEDLDGQTVGWVSFSSFHERPAYSGTVEVSIYLDEKCRGKGYGKTILQYCVDNAGKFGVKNLVALIFLHNEPSLKLFRYFGFEDWGTLPDVAVLDGMERSLKILGKRIG; translated from the coding sequence ATGGACGAAATAAAGTTTAGAAATGCCGGTTTAGCAGACTTAGAAAGAATTGTAGAGATTTATAACTCAACGGTGGCTTCAAGAATGGTGACCGCGGATGTGGAAGAAGTTTCGGTAGCAAGCAAGCAGAAGTGGTTTGAAGAACATAATCCTGAAACAAGGCCGCTTTGGGTTGTTGAAGATCTTGACGGCCAGACGGTAGGATGGGTAAGCTTTAGTTCGTTCCATGAAAGACCTGCATACAGCGGAACGGTAGAGGTAAGTATTTATCTGGATGAAAAATGCAGGGGAAAAGGGTATGGCAAAACAATCCTTCAATACTGTGTCGACAATGCCGGAAAGTTCGGCGTAAAAAATCTGGTTGCTCTTATTTTTCTTCATAATGAGCCAAGTCTGAAACTGTTCAGATATTTTGGATTTGAAGATTGGGGAACTCTTCCGGATGTAGCGGTTTTAGACGGTATGGAAAGGAGTCTGAAGATTCTAGGAAAAAGAATCGGGTAA